The proteins below come from a single Candidatus Delongbacteria bacterium genomic window:
- a CDS encoding response regulator transcription factor, which yields MKALIRIFMADDHRLFRTGLRLLLERMSDVVITGEAEDGLQALDALRADPPDLALLDISMPGLNGIELTRRLRECCPALRIVMLSMHGERTFVLESLRAGADGYLLKDAGFEELARVIREVHRGNKAVSSGVSTLLVEELLHPVATPEEGAWKILTARERQVLQLLAEGRSTREMAGTLNLSAKTVESHRKQLMDKLDLHSVAELTKYAIREGLTQL from the coding sequence ATGAAAGCGTTGATCCGGATCTTCATGGCCGACGACCACCGGCTCTTCCGGACAGGTCTGCGGCTGCTGCTGGAGCGCATGAGCGACGTGGTGATCACGGGCGAGGCCGAGGATGGGCTGCAGGCGCTGGACGCACTGCGCGCCGACCCGCCCGACCTGGCCCTGCTGGACATCTCGATGCCCGGGCTGAACGGCATCGAACTGACCCGCCGTCTGCGGGAATGCTGCCCCGCGTTGCGCATCGTGATGCTGAGCATGCACGGCGAGCGCACCTTCGTGCTCGAGAGCCTGCGCGCGGGCGCGGACGGCTACCTGCTCAAGGATGCCGGCTTCGAGGAGCTGGCCCGCGTGATCCGCGAGGTGCACCGCGGCAACAAGGCCGTTTCCAGTGGCGTGTCCACCCTGCTGGTCGAGGAGCTCTTGCATCCGGTGGCGACCCCGGAAGAGGGAGCCTGGAAGATTCTCACCGCACGCGAACGCCAGGTGCTGCAATTGCTGGCCGAAGGCCGCAGCACGCGCGAGATGGCCGGGACCCTCAACCTGAGCGCCAAGACCGTGGAAAGCCACCGCAAGCAGCTGATGGACAAGCTGGATCTGCACAGCGTGGCCGAACTCACCAAATACGCCATCCGCGAAGGCCTGACCCAGCTCTAG